Genomic DNA from Synergistota bacterium:
TAGCAACGAGAGCATGCCCTGCCTCATGATAGGCTATTACCTTCTTTTCCTTTTCACTTATCAAGCGAGACCTGCGCTCCGGACCAGCAAGAACCCTATCTATGGCCTCCTCAAATTCCTGCATAGTTATCTTATCCTTATTCCTGCGCGCCGCTAAAAGAGCCGCCTCATTTACGAGATTTGCCAAGTCAGCTCCAACGAATCCAGGTGTCCTTCTCGCTATAACCTTAAGATCTACATCTGGGGCGAGGGGTTTACCTCGAGCGTGAACTTTAAGTATCTCCTCTCTCCCTCTGAGGTCTGGTTTATCAACAACTATATGTCTGTCAAATCTTCCAGGCCTTAAGAGAGCAGGATCCAGTATATCAGGCCTATTCGTCGCTGCTATAAGTATTATTCCCTGATTCACATCAAAGCCATCCATTTCCACAAGAAGCTGGTTCAACGTCTGTTCCCTCTCATCATGCCCTCCACCTAAGCCAGCACCACGATGCCTACCAACAGCATCTATCTCATCGATAAAAACTATACACGGAGCATGTCTTCTTGCCTGCTCAAAGAGATCCCTAACTCTTGCAGCTCCAACACCAACGAACATTTCCACAAAGTCGGAACCGCTTATACAGAAAAATGGAACATCAGCTTCACCAGCAACAGCTCTCGCAAGAAGGGTCTTACCGGTTCCCGGGGGACCCAGAAGAAGAACTCCCTTGGGTATCCTTGCGCCCATTCTCTGATATTTCTTAGGGTTTTTAAGAAAGTCTATAACTTCCAATAGCTCCTCCTTTGCCTCATCCGCACCAGCTACATCTTTAAAGGTAACCCTCGGTCTATTATCAAGAAAAAGCTTGGCCCTGCTCTTGCCAAATGACATTACTTTGCCTCCGCCACCCTGCATGTGATAGAGAATAAATATCCACGCTCCTATAAGGAGAAGAGTCGGAAAGAGAGAAGAGAAGAACTGTGCCCACCAAGGCGTCTTAACGGGGGGCTCTACCTCTACCTTAATCCCCTTTTTCGCAAGCATCTGAGGGAGAGAAGGATCATTAACGACGTTAACGGTAAATACAGTTCCATCCTTCATAACACCTTTTACGATATTTTCCTTTATAACGACCTCTTTTATCTCCCCTTTATCAATCGCATTGAGAAAGCCGCTAAAACTCAACTTCTTAGCTATTTTGGTTCCTTCCTGAGGTGAAAAAAAGGTGTTAACCATCGAGATAACCAATACTATTAAAATTAAATACAAACCCAGATTCCTTAAAAGCCTATTCATCATCTATTTTCTACACACCTCCTCAAATGAATTATACCACATTCTTACTTTTTATACGCTTCCGACTTCAAAACACATATATCTGGAAGGTTCCTATATCTCTCTGCAAAATCCAATCCATACCCTACAACGAACTCAGGAGCTATATTGAAGCCAATATACGCAACCGGAACATCTATCTTACGCCTTGCAGGCTTATTAAGCAAGGTACACACCTGAAGGCTCGCGGGATTTCGCGAAGCAAGGATACCAAGAAGGTAGTGAAGCGTGAGCCCAGAATCTATGATGTCTTCCACAACGAGAACATGTCTACCCCTTATATCCATATCAAGATCTTTCACTATCTTCACTATTCCACTCGTCTCGGTTGAAGAACCGTAGCTTGAGACCGCCATGAAATCCACGACCACATGAAAAGGAATATTTTTCAGAAGATCGGACATAAACATAATTGCGCCCTTTAAAACGCCTATGAATACAGGCTCCTTTCCTTCATAATCCTCCGTGATAGCTTCGGCAAGTTCCTTTATTCTCCTTTGAATCTCATCGGAAGATATCAGAACTCTGTCTATAGCTGATCTCATTTCCATCCCTCCCTCTCGTAAACTAAATGAAGTACAACCCGCGTAGACGGCTCAACCTTCCCCTTCTCAGAAAGCCTTACTCCTCCCACCCAGATTATATCCCCTTCCGAATCAATAATGATAGGCACCTTATCCCTCTCTTCTAAGGGAACACCAGCCTCTGCCAAGAGTTTCTTAAGCTTTTTGCTTCCCCTCATTCCAAGCGGTTGGATTCTATCTCCCGCCCTTCTATTTCTTACAAAAAGGGGGAGCTTAACCTTTTCAGCATCTATAAAAGCTTCCCTCTCACTGGAAGGTCTTCTAAAAAAAGAAACATATTCTGCGACTATTTCCCCCGAGGGAATCTCAGTTATACCTGGAATTTTAAGCTTCTGAAACCAGTCTCTATCCTTAATAGATTTTCTTCTTAAAAAAACACACATCTTTTCCTTCCCATATTCTATTCTTATCCCCTTAGGAAGATCATAAGCTCCTTTACCCCTGTCCCAAACCGCATCGAGATCTTCCTTAGAAAAACCATATAGGCTTCCCTTAAGCCTTCGAATCGCCTCTCTCAGAACCTCAAGAAAGAGAAAGTGATCCTTCCTCAAAGCTTCTACTTTAAAGCAGTAAGAGCCATCACCCCGC
This window encodes:
- the ftsH gene encoding ATP-dependent zinc metalloprotease FtsH: MNRLLRNLGLYLILIVLVISMVNTFFSPQEGTKIAKKLSFSGFLNAIDKGEIKEVVIKENIVKGVMKDGTVFTVNVVNDPSLPQMLAKKGIKVEVEPPVKTPWWAQFFSSLFPTLLLIGAWIFILYHMQGGGGKVMSFGKSRAKLFLDNRPRVTFKDVAGADEAKEELLEVIDFLKNPKKYQRMGARIPKGVLLLGPPGTGKTLLARAVAGEADVPFFCISGSDFVEMFVGVGAARVRDLFEQARRHAPCIVFIDEIDAVGRHRGAGLGGGHDEREQTLNQLLVEMDGFDVNQGIILIAATNRPDILDPALLRPGRFDRHIVVDKPDLRGREEILKVHARGKPLAPDVDLKVIARRTPGFVGADLANLVNEAALLAARRNKDKITMQEFEEAIDRVLAGPERRSRLISEKEKKVIAYHEAGHALVAKMLPGADPVHRISIIPRGHAALGYTLQLPTEDRYLTTKTELLNKIAVLLGGRVAEKVVFGDITTGAQNDLERATAIAREMICEYGMSERLGPLTLGKKHRQVFLGKDIVEDRNYSEEVAYAIDQEIRQLIDKCYSMAEKIIIEHRDKLERLAKTLLEREVLEGDDIDRILEGRDLEEKKEEAKREERVVEKEILKRPTIFPEPA
- the hpt gene encoding hypoxanthine phosphoribosyltransferase, whose product is MRSAIDRVLISSDEIQRRIKELAEAITEDYEGKEPVFIGVLKGAIMFMSDLLKNIPFHVVVDFMAVSSYGSSTETSGIVKIVKDLDMDIRGRHVLVVEDIIDSGLTLHYLLGILASRNPASLQVCTLLNKPARRKIDVPVAYIGFNIAPEFVVGYGLDFAERYRNLPDICVLKSEAYKK